In the genome of Epinephelus lanceolatus isolate andai-2023 chromosome 18, ASM4190304v1, whole genome shotgun sequence, one region contains:
- the LOC144458563 gene encoding interferon-induced protein 44-like, translating into MGMLFSKYEPSPPSLTMGNKPDKPRPPSPTFDKPWRNIQWGNKDRDLQVVNDYQPHNDEVQQLRILLHGPSGSGKSSFINSVDSVSQGRITGRALADAVSNDSFTQKYKSYKIQKGGPGTFYPFAFTDIMGLDRETNTGANVEDIKLAMMGHIKDGYTFNPLSKITEDDNYYNKDPALKDQVHVLVYVFSAETSNILSDEYVRKMRDVRLAARDMGIPQVAILTKIDEACPEVKKDIKNVYKSKYLKKQLSFSW; encoded by the exons ATGGGAATGTTATTCTCCAAATATGAACCCAGCCCACCTTCTCTCA CCATGGGAAACAAACCTGATAAACCCCGCCCACCTTCTCCCA CTTTTGATAAACCATGGAGGAACATACAATGGGG TAACAAAGACAGAGACCTGCAGGTTGTGAATGATTATCAGCCTCATAACGATGAGGTCCAACAGCTCAGAATTCTGCTTCATGGACCCTCTGGTTCTGGCAAGTCCAGCTTCATCAACTCTGTTGACAGTGTTTCACAAGGCAGAATCACTGGTCGGGCTTTGGCAGATGCAGTCTCTAACGACAGCTTCACCCAAAAA TACAAAAGTTACAAAATCCAAAAAGGAGGACCAGGGACGTTTTACCCTTTTGCCTTCACTGACATCATGGGCCTTGATAGGGAAACCAATACGGGAGCAAATGTGGAAGACATCAAACTGGCCATGATGGGACACATTAAAGATGgatacact TTCAATCCTCTCTCTAAAATAACAGAGGATGATAATTACTACAACAAAGACCCCGCTCTGAAGGACCAAGTTCATGTTCTGGTTTATGTCTTCTCTGCTGAGACATCAAACATCCTGAGTGATGAATATGTGAGAAAGATGAGGGATGTCAGACTGGCAGCCAGAGACATGG GAATTCCCCAAGTGGCTATTCTCACCAAAATTGATGAAGCCTGTCCAGAGGtcaaaaaagacataaagaaCGTGTATAAGAGCAAGTACCTGAAGAAACAGCTAAGTTTCTCTTGGTGA